The Cucumis melo cultivar AY chromosome 6, USDA_Cmelo_AY_1.0, whole genome shotgun sequence genome includes a region encoding these proteins:
- the LOC103491764 gene encoding probable purine permease 10, whose translation MGENQEKCIQITGSDEIAKEGNTTESSQTIINQTKMTHKANYMKWLKIFVYIIFILLGQAVATLLGRLYFDKGGKSKWLGTLVQVAGFPIFFPYYIIIATKQKTSTNNISQTEQQPTLLKLVMVYLTLGLLLAADCYLLSIGLMYLPVSTYSLISSSQLAFNAIFSFFLNSQKFTPPIINSLVLLTISSTLLVFQTESDGSAYNKTSKAKYILGFLCTIAGSAGYGLVLSLTQLFFNKVIKSESFKVIVDLIVYRSFVACLAIVVGLFVSGEWRGLKKEMYEFELGKVSYFMTLIWTAIVWKAYAIGCVGLIAEVSSLFSNAVCVLGSPLVPVAAVIIFHDKMSGLKGVAMALAVWGFISYAYQQYLDDCNKSKENSKSSL comes from the exons ATGGGAGAAAATCAagaaaagtgcatccaaataaCAG GATCAGATGAGATAGCCAAAGAAGGAAATACCACAGAGTCTTCACAAACAATCATCAACCAAACAAAAATGACCCACAAAGCAAATTACATGAAGTGGCTTAAGATCTTTGTCTATATCATCTTTATCCTTCTAGGGCAGGCAGTGGCAACCCTCCTTGGAAGACTGTACTTTGACAAAGGAGGCAAAAGCAAATGGCTAGGAACCTTGGTCCAAGTGGCAGGCTTCCCCATCTTCTTTCCTTATTACATCATAATAGCAACCAAACAAAAAACAAGCACAAACAACATTTCACAAACAGAACAACAACCAACCCTGTTGAAACTAGTTATGGTTTATCTCACATTAGGATTGCTTTTAGCTGCAGATTGCTACTTACTCTCCATTGGCCTCATGTACCTTCCTGTCTCCACTTATTCCCTCATCTCTTCCTCACAATTAGCTTTCAATGCcatcttctccttcttcctcaACTCCCAAAAGTTCACTCCTCCAATCATCAACTCCCTTGTTCTCCTCACCATCTCCTCCACCCTCCTTGTCTTTCAAACAGAATCAGATGGTTCAGCCTACAACAAGACCTCTAAGGCCAAATACATACTTGGCTTCCTCTGCACCATTGCTGGATCAGCAGGCTATGGCCTAGTGCTTTCTTTGACACAGCTGTTCTTCAACAAGGTCATCAAAAGTGAGTCATTCAAGGTCATTGTTGACTTGATCGTTTACCGGTCGTTTGTTGCTTGTCTAGCCATTGTTGTGGGGCTTTTTGTGAGTGGAGAGTGGAGGGGTTTGAAGAAGGAGATGTATGAGTTTGAGTTGGGGAAAGTCTCTTATTTTATGACATTGATATGGACAGCCATTGTATGGAAAGCGTACGCTATTGGGTGTGTTGGTTTGATAGCTGAGGTTTCTTCTCTGTTTTCGAATGCTGTATGTGTTCTGGGATCGCCTTTAGTTCCTGTTGCAGCAGTGATCATTTTTCACGATAAGATGAGTGGGTTGAAAGGTGTTGCAATGGCTTTGGCAGTTTGGGGTTTTATTTCCTATGCTTATCAGCAATATCTTGATGATTGTAATAAGTCCAAGGAGAATTCCAAAAGTTCATTGTGA
- the LOC127150075 gene encoding uncharacterized protein LOC127150075: MLHPANVAIARPIFTATQPVVEHGLCRTVAVCKRATTFDLSFIFSSLYRSRLSFPPLGVLPRRDSKLGVRKNLGWILCFMEWVLSTHISLMLISNNLWFLDARIQKWMVVRGLSVGLGYFAKFLAKLKWGKHIISRDRVIDSEWFIFKYFRYKFINVIIVRYKCDDYSYDCFMICVRNVFKYDFQFSMNSCISNSWLNPNLPSKF, encoded by the exons ATGCTCCACCCCGCAAATGTTGCCATTGCCCGCCCTATCTTCACCGCTACTCAGCCAGTTGTTGAACACGGGCTTTGTCGCACCGTTGCAGTTTGCAAGCGTGCAACTACATTTGATTTGAGTTTCATCTTTTCATCATTATACCGTTCAAGACTCTCGTTTCCACCTCTTGGAGTTTTG CCGCGACGTGACTCGAAATTGGGTGTTCGCAAAAATTTGGGTTGGATTCTATGCTTTATGGAATGGGTCTTGAGTACCCATATAAGTTTGATGCTAATATCAAATAACCTATGGTTTTTGGATGCTAGGATTCAAAAGTGGATGGTTGTTAGAGGTTTGTCTGTTGGGCTAGGCTACTTTGCTAAGTTCTTG GCCAAATTGAAATGGGGAAAGCATATAATCTCGAGGGATCGAGTCATTGATAGTGAATggtttattttcaaatattttcgttataaatttataaatgtTATTATAGTACGCTATAAATGTGACGATTACTCGTATGATTGTTTTATGATCTGTGTTAGAaatgttttcaaatatgattttcaATTTTCCATGAACTCTTGTATTTCGAATTCATGGTTGAATCCAAACTTACCAAGCAAGTTTTAG